In one Nicotiana tomentosiformis chromosome 6, ASM39032v3, whole genome shotgun sequence genomic region, the following are encoded:
- the LOC138893939 gene encoding uncharacterized protein codes for MSFPANNTSSSGKCVLERPVFTDANPEEDPQDFIDDTRKTLQVMRAIEMEGVELAPYRLKGVAYSWVELWEDSREVGSPPIRWSEFVNNFMDHFLPAKMRAACATEFENLKQGSKSVWEYHMELRGHIHRECRSSRQGAGRGIAHPSSFVDAISLAPPSARGTPAPAVHGAARGGAQSSGRPSHFYVVSGLQSVEASPDVVTGILTVQSHDVYALIDPGSTLSYVTPYVAMEFGIEPEQLPEAFSVSTLVGESIVAAKVYRGCVVTLDCRTRTVRFEFLNERVVEWKGDNVMPKGRFIFYLKATKMINKGCIYHLVRVMDTDAEAPTLVSVPMVNEFPQVFRDELPGIPPDREFDFGIDVMPGTQPLSIPPYIQQN; via the exons ATGTCCTTTCCTGCAAACAACACTTCTTCATCTGGGAAATGTGTG ttggaACGTCCAGTGTTCACAgatgctaatcccgaggaggacccacaggacttcattgatgatacGCGTAAAACTCTTCAGGTTATGCGTGCTAttgagatggagggagtggagttggccccctatcgcctgaaaggggtggcctattcttgggttgagctgtgggaggactctcgggaggtgGGGAGCCCTCCAataaggtggagtgagtttgttaACAATTTCATGGACCATTTCTTACCTGCCAAGATGAGGGCAGCCTGTGCCAcagagtttgagaaccttaagcaaggaagtaagagtgtgtgggagtatcacatgga attgaggggtcacattcatagggagtgtcgttcatcccgccagggtgcgggcaggggcatagCGCATCCATCCAGTTTTGTAGATGCTATATCTTTAGCACCCCCttcagctcgaggcactccagcaccagcagtgcatggtgcagctaggggtggtgcgcaaAGTTCAGGAAGACCGAGCCATTTCTATGTCGTGAGTGGTCTCCAGAgtgtagaggcttctccagatgttgtcacaggtatattaactgtccaatctcatgatgtatatgctcttattgatcccggttccactttgtcctatgttaccccttatgttgctatggaatttgggatagaaccagaacagcttccTGAGGCATTCTccgtatctactctggttggcgagtctattgtggccgcaaaggtttataggggttgtgttgtcacg ctcgattgccgaactagaactgtgaggtttgaatttttgAATGAGCGAGTTGTagaatggaagggggataatgtgatgccaaaaggtaggtttatattttaccttaaggccacaaagatgattaacaaggggtgtatctatcatttggtccgagttatggacaccgatgctgaggcacctacactcgtgTCTGTGCCAATGGTGAATGAATTTCCGCAGGTCTTTcgtgatgagctccctgggattccgccagacagggaatttgattttgggattgatgtgatgccaggcacgcagcctttatctattccgccctacataCAGCAGAAttaa